Below is a window of Solanum stenotomum isolate F172 chromosome 7, ASM1918654v1, whole genome shotgun sequence DNA.
CAATTTtggcctattttttttttttagggaaaaccacacaaatagacccaattatgaaattatttacccaaattcaaactatttaCCCTTAATGGACCCATGACCTTTATCCCACTTACTCCTTATTTTGCGTATGATGTCAGCATGACTTCAACATCACtattataaaataatcattttgcGACACTTTATCGGTATATTGATACCATATCAGTATCATATATGATCGAGCTTAATCCTATGTGATACTTTATCGGTATATTGATATATCTATgaacttttttttatgaaataaagtcacaatcttatttattaaactctaaattagtagaaaatatatatttttataatttttttctcttttttgaaaatttttaaaaaattgtatcaaAATTATGACTCTTTTAAAActgtttttaattaaaatattgaagaatTGAAACATACATCAATGATACCACGACAATATGTAAATATACCATAATGGTATCATGGATGATTGAGTAATCTCATCAAAGGACTGAAGCAAAACTCAATGAAAACATTGTTCAATTACTCATTGATATCATCATAGTATATTATACTTTAGTGGTATGGAGGAAGAAGGAAGACCAATGCTCAGTTACTCTTTGATAccatcaaactatatttatatacTGTAATATATTGTGATGGTATCAGAGAGGGAAAAAAAGGATGGACGTTGATACTAGCATGACATCAACATGTGAAttatatgtcattttaaaatttaaaaaaatggggTACGAAAGTAATGAGacatttagggtgtgtttggtatgaaggaaaatgtttttcatggaaaatgttttcttggaaaacaagtatatttttgacttattttcgcatgtttggttggtgagtggaaaatattttctgaaaaagattttttaatgtttgatttatgaattaaaaaaattttgagaaaatatttttatttttactagagagtagaaaataatttttgaaatagaaattgaaattaaaaatattttttaaaaataaactaatttttttttagggaGAGGGATGGGGGTGGGGGCGGGGATGGCGCAGGGGGGAAGGTAGGGATGAGATAtggtaaaaagataaaaaattgaaattgaaaaatactttttaaaaacaaacttaatttttttttggaggagGTGGGGtgggtgaaaaaaataaaacattgtaattggaaatattttttaaaaacaaactttaaatttattttttttggggtgggggggAGGGTAGGGGGTGGGCTGGgctgaaaataaaaaacttgaaattggaaacattttttaaaaacaaactttaattattttttttttttgggggggggggggggggggctgggggaaaaaaataaaaaattgaagttgaaaatattttttaaaaacaaacttaaaattcttttttttgaagGGGGTGGGGTGTTGATGGGTGgagtgaaaataaaaattggaaattggaaatattttttaaaaacaaactataaattattatttttttggagggggaggagggggagggggggttAGAAGGTGAGGGtggcataaaaaaataaaaattgaagttgaaaatattttttaaaaaataagctttaaatttatttttcaaacaaaaaaatatagtaatttgaagttggatgagtgttttgaaaaatgttttccttactttttgaaagaaagtcattttccttaaatttgtagaaaatgagttgatttagaaaacatttttcaaaatatttaactcaatcaaacatgagaaaattgacaaacattgggcaaattacagaaatcacatgcttttaaggcaaaattacaatctatcccttataagtttataattacagaaatccctcaaacgaatacaataatataagcgttgatatattaatctgatgcgcgagatacattaattgttaagtaagatacattacattttatacatgatacactaatctaatgtgcgagatacaataatataagtgttgatacattaatctgagagcgaaaatgaggaattttagagatttgtaaaacttatagggaataatgataataagtaaactgagatttctataattttttcaatagaCACACCCTTAAGATAAATGTtaagtattttatatattagagatttgtaaaacttatagggaataatgataataagtaaactgggatttctataattttttcaatagaCACACCCTTAAGATAAATGTTAAgtgttttatataaatattctttcccttttttgtaCTTTTCCCTAAAATGTATTCTGGATCCAATAGCATATGGGAGGAGATTAGGGCCCAACCTATAATAAGCCTTTCAATGGAGCAAGCCAAGCATATGAAGCACATGCTCTAAATTTCCCGAAAGGAGACTTTAAACTTCCAATATCTGTAATCTGCAAATTCCACGGcttttttggattttctttgaccaaacaaaacaaatactaatattattattgGAGCATAGATTTGTTGATCAATGAGCAAGTAGATATCGTTTAAAAGGAATGAAAGATCAATCTTGGAGATGGGTTTTGGGTTTGGTTTATATAATTACTGTTGCATCTATATGGATTGCTGCTAGTTTTGTTGTTCAATCCGTTGTCGATGCCGGTGTTTCACCTTTTCTTGTTACATATCTCTGCAATTCTTTATTCGTAGTATATATTCCCCTTATTGAAATTGTTCGTTTTCTACAAGATAAATATGGGACCTTGTTGTTTTGgcgaaataaaaaagaatcagAGGAGAATATTCTTCTTGATGACGATGCTGAAACAAGCAAATTGGTTGTTGCTGATGGGTGTGAACAAATTATTGATCAAAATGTTGATATGGGTCTGGATGCTAAAGGGCGTTGGACACGCTCTAGAGTAGCAAAAGTTAGCTTGTTCATATGCCCTTTTTGGTTTCTAGCTCAGCTTACATTTAATCTATCACTCAAATATACAACTGTTACGGTAAGCATAACTATCCAATTTTTATCACATTTAGTGGGTGGAATGTTTGTGATGTGTAATGTGGTTATGGTTTTGGTTTTTTTACAGTCGAATACCATCTTAAGCAGTTCCTCCAGCTTGTTTACTTTTTTGGTGTCTCTTGTATTCTTGGGAGAAGTTTTTACTTGGGTGAAGCTGTTCAGTGTTCTACTTTGTATGGGAGGAACAATTATTGTGAGCTTGGGTGACTCAAAATCAGGATCTAGCAAAGTGGCTTCAAACCCCGTTCTTGGTGACATTCTTTCTCTTGTCTCAGCTGCTATGTATGCTGTTTATATAACCCTCATTCGTAAAAAGTTACCTGATGATGATGGGAAAAGTGGTCATGCCAGTATGGCACAGTTTCTTGGATATTTGGGTTTATTCAACATGCTCATATTCTTACCCATACCTCTTGTACTCAACTTTGCTAACCTTGAGCCATTTAACACGCTCACTTGGAAGCAACTTGGCTTGATAGTTGGTAAAGGTATGTACCAGTCTATATTCGGCTTCTTCCCTTTCTTATTTAAGTATTTATCGATTTGTTGTGTCTCTGTTTGCATAAATGAGTGAAAATGGGAACTATGGCTTATGATTGTTCACTCCTTTTTTCTTCTATGTGCTCTTCTAATTGCTGTTTCTTCAGTGCTTTCTTGAACCAAATTGCTTGCTATgtggtataattttttttaatttgaagcTCATGGATATGCCCTTTGAAGCAAATGCTTGCATTTGGTTCCTGTCCTATGAAACACAATATGATTGCTAGCTCTTGGcagatgtattttaattgtgTCTACAACATATAATTTCAAGGAAACAATTAGAAAATGGTGGGAAAACTAAACGGTCATAGGATAACTTGACTTTAACCTAtctaatttttctaaagatGTTTAAGAACGACTTGAAGAAATGGAACTAGAAGGTGCTTGGATGTGTGGAAACAATTATGACAAACCTATTTAACAAACTTGAAAGTATTAagagaggaggaggaagaaaatgGCGTAAATGATGATGAGGAAATCCAAAAGGAAACAATCAAAGGAGATTGGGGAAAGCATTAGTGGACCCCCAATTTATTTGGAGGTAAAAGTCACACTTAAATTGGTTTGAAGAAAGGTTGTAATAACTCTAACTTCTTCTCGTGTCACTAGTTCATACCAAAGAAATAATTTCATTGAGCATTTAATTATATGTTGTACGTGAAAAGGGGGAATGGGAGCTGCTTATGTGTACTGAATCACATTCTAGACAATTGGCTGAGGAGGAGAAAGAGGAATGGAATAACCATCAGAAGAAGAGATCATTAGgctttatgaattttttttgggagacAGAGGTACACCTGCATGATTTTCCTTTTGCATTCTTTCACTATTTAGGAGGTGCTAAAGGAGGAGGTGTGGAACATATGAATCACTTCTACCAAAGTTGTCGTTTGAGAAGGTGCTGATTTCTCTTTTATAGTCCTGATTCCTAAGAAAAGTGATGCTTTGTACATTTAGGATTTTTGGCTGATCAACTTGATGGCAGTGTATAAGAACATTGTGAACACATTATCCTCGAATGCTTTTGAGGGGAATAGACAAATCCAAGGTGCTGAGATGCGTCTTAGACAAGCTCATCTATGTCCCATGGAATGCTTTTGATGGGAGTAGACAAATCCAAGATGCAACTCTTTTTGCTAATGGAATAATAGATTGGAGATTGAAGGAGTGGAGAATGTTGTTTCAATTGGATACCAAAAAAGGGGTTAATATGTGAATTGGAAATCCTGGCTATATCTTGAGATTGTTGGAGGCAATGAATCCAGTATTTATATCAATAGTTAAATTCTCTGTCATTATTAGCAGACTTTCCTTTGTTAATTTGGCAATAGTACGGATTAACATGGTAGCAACCCTTGctaatttttattgttatgaAAGCATTAAGTAAACTTCTTCTTAGTACTTCAAGTGAACTTCTAGAACATGCGAAGATTGAAGTTTCTTTAATGGCTTTAAGGTTAATGGCTACAGGGTAGATTATCTATCTGTCTCACTCTCTTGTTTG
It encodes the following:
- the LOC125871645 gene encoding thiamine-repressible mitochondrial transport protein THI74, encoding MKDQSWRWVLGLVYIITVASIWIAASFVVQSVVDAGVSPFLVTYLCNSLFVVYIPLIEIVRFLQDKYGTLLFWRNKKESEENILLDDDAETSKLVVADGCEQIIDQNVDMGLDAKGRWTRSRVAKVSLFICPFWFLAQLTFNLSLKYTTVTSNTILSSSSSLFTFLVSLVFLGEVFTWVKLFSVLLCMGGTIIVSLGDSKSGSSKVASNPVLGDILSLVSAAMYAVYITLIRKKLPDDDGKSGHASMAQFLGYLGLFNMLIFLPIPLVLNFANLEPFNTLTWKQLGLIVGKGMFDNVLSDLLWAKAILLTSTTVATAGLTIQVPLAAIVDSLTGNAPPIMDYIGAAAVMVGFAGINIPSDSCSVPEEASIELENGKIQSTEQDPR